The nucleotide window ACGTTTGAGCGGCGGACTCTTCTCATGCGCACACTGTTTGGCACGGATGGCATCCGTGGGATTCCGGGAGAATTTCCTTTAGATCACCGCACGCTGCACTGGATTGGCCGCACGCTCGGAGAATACCTGGCCAGCGAGGAGACCACGCCGCGCGTGCTGATAGGCATGGACACGCGCGAGTCGTCGCCGGCGATTGCCCAACGCATCGCCGAAGGTCTGGCCAGCGGCGGCGCCGAGCCTGTTTCAGCGGGTGTGATCACTACCCCGGGGGTGGCCTGGCTGACCAAGAACGAGGGCTTCTCCGCGGGCGTTGTGATTTCCGCCTCCCACAATCCTTACCACGATAACGGGGTGAAGGTCATTGCCCGCACCGGGATGAAACTCGCCGATGAAATCGAGGAGCAACTCGAGCCTGATATTTTGAGTCGCGCCGGGCTCGATGTGAGCCCCGATCTTATCGGGGCGAGCGCCGTCGAGGTGGAACGGCCCTTCGAGCCGCGCTACGCCGAAGACTACTTGAACTTTCTCCGCAGCCGGCTGCCGGGGGGAGTTTTTCTCCGGGGCCTCAAGATCGTCCTCGACTGCGCTCATGGCGCCGCCTCGGCGCTTGCCCCGCGACTATTTTCCTCGCTGGGAGCGGAGGTCATTGCCATCGCCCACGAGCCCAACGGCCGAAACATCAACGATGGTTGCGGGGCGCTCCACCCGGAGAAGCTCGCCGCCAAGGTCGTGGAAGCGGGCGCGCAACTGGGGGTGGCGTTTGACGGCGATGCCGACCGGGCCATCTTCGCCGATCGCCGCGGCAACATCGTCAACGGCGACGGCACGCTGCTCGTAGCCGCCCGCCGCATGAAAGCCCGGGGCGAGCTCAAAGGGAGGGTTGTGGTCGGCACGGTGATGGCCAATCTCGGGCTCGAGCGCGCGCTCGAACGCGAGGGACTGAAGCTCAAGCGCACGCCGGTCGGCGACAAGTACGTGCTGGAAGAGATGCTGCGCTGCGGCGCCAATCTGGGGGGCGAGCAGGCCGGCCACATCATTTTCCTCGATGATTCGACGGCGGGCGACGGCATGCTGACCGCCCTCAAAATCGTCGGCATGATGCTTGGGGCGAACCGGGCTCTCGATGAGATGGCCGGCGATCTCAAGATTTTTCCCCAAAAGCTGGTGAACGTCCGGGTGAGAGAAAAAAAACCATTCGAACAGTTGCCCGCAGTCTCCCGCGTGCTGAAGGAAGCGGAAGCGGCGCTCGAACAATCTGGCCGCGTCGTCTTGCGCTATTCGGGAACAGAAGGGCTCGCCCGGGTGATGGTGGAAGCCGAGACGCAAGAGCTGGTGGACCGTTGGACAGCGGCCCTCACCGCAGCCATCGAATCCGCCCTGGGCGCGTAGTGCCGTTCCAACTAACTGCGCCCAGTGCAATGTTATGAGATAGTTCCCACGGGCCGAACGTCAGCGAAGTGTTGTTCCCTCTGTTCAAGCCAGCGGCTTCCGCCGCTGGGCTAGCACAATAAGTTGGAACGGCACGAGCGGCCGTCGCGGAAGTCCATCCCGAAATGATCCAAGCCTTCATCTTCGACATGGACGGGGTGCTGGTGGACAACTCGCGGTATCACCTGCTCGCCTGGCGCGAGTACGTCACCCGAAACAAGATTGACGTTCCGCCGGAAATTGATCTGGAGACCATGATGGGCAAGCGGAACCCGGAAATTTTTCGGGAGCTTCTGGGCGACAAGATCACCCCGGAAGAGGCCAGGCAGCAGGGCGACGAACTCGAGACGCTCTACCGTGAACTGTATCGTCCGCACATTCGCCCGGTTGAAGGACTGACCGATTTGCTCAAGGAAATTCGCCGGCGTGGCCACCGCATCGGCCTGGCCAGTTCCGCGCCGCAAGTCAATGTGGATTTTGTCCTGGATGAATTAAAGCTCCGGTCATGGTTTGAGGTGATCCTCAGCGAAAAGGACGCGGTCAAAGGCAAGCCCCACCCGGCCATTTTTCTTGCCATGAGCGAGCGGCTCGGCGTTCCGCCGGGGTGCTGCCTGGTTTTTGAAGATTCTCTGGCCGGTATCGAGGCCGCTATCCGCGCCGGTTGCCGGTGTGTGGCCCTCGCCACAACGCATGCCCTCGCAAGCTTCGAGCGCAATGGTTTCTTGGAACATCTGACCGGCGTCATTTCCAACTTTCGCGAATTTGATTGGAATTGGGCTTCGTAGCAGCGGCTGCCCGACGAGCGGCCCGGACAAACAAAAAAGCCGAGGCGTTAACCTCGGCTTTCTTGGTACCCGCCGGACCCCTCCGACGGGTTGCTGCCTTCCCCCTGTTTTTTTTCTAGCTGCCAAGCCCAGCCCAACTGGCTAGCTGGCATTTAGCCCGTCCTAGTACTATGCATATTGATTGCCAAAATGTGTCAGCAACATATCGAATTTATACATTGTATTATCAACAGCTTAGAAGCAATATGAGACAGTCCTGTAACGAACTGCCAAAAATTGCCCAGTAGAAGTTGCCTGCGCCATGTAACTCTTGCTGCCGGGAGACCCCACCAGCGAAGGATAGAAACTAGAAAATAGAAATCTGAAAAGCGGGAATGTAACTCTCGCTGCTGGGAGGTCCCACCAACCGCATCCCACGTGGCTTTTCAAGCTGGGCCATGCGGGCGGGAGCGAGCTCGTTTCAACGGGATCGGCATCAGGTGCTGGACAGGCGAAGTCCCAGAAGGAGAACGACCAAGGCGAGCGCAAGATTGATGCGGGCGATCCAACTGGCACGAACGCGCGCCGCCTGGGCTTCGTTCGCTCTGGCCGGGTCTGCCGCCAGCGCTGCCGAGCGCGGCCCAAGGACAAAATCGTGGAAAGCGGCGAGCAGAACCATAATGCCGATCAAAAGCAGCTTCACGCCCAGCGCCCGGGCAAAAGCAGGCGACCATTCCAACCCCCGCTCGATCAGGTTGCCGATGCCGGTCACCAGCAACACGGCGATGCATCCCCAACCGATGGTAGAAAAGCGCCGGCCAAGCTGTTCAAAGATATCGCGCCGCTGCTCGGCAGGGAGCTTGCGAGCATAAGGGGCAACCACCGTCACCAGGAAAACCATCCCCCCTACCCAGACGACGGCGGCCAGCACGTGAACCCAAACGATGAGCAGGCGCATGTTTGCCTCACGCAGTAGAAAATCAAGAAGGGGATTCTACCTGAAGTTGAAGCAGGCCGGATGGGGAAGTGATCCCGCAGCCTCGGGACGGGACTCGGGGCCAGGGATCCCGACGCTTCGGGAGCAAGCTTCCCTAGGGCCGATAGTTCGAGAAGACGTAGTCGTGTTTTGCCTGGGCCATGTGACAGGCGAAACACTGAGTCTTGGCCCCGCCTTTGGCGGGGTCCACCAGGCGCTTGTCGGGCGCACCTTCGCCGAAACCTTCAAAGCCCCAGCCGCCGGTGGCCGAGTATTGCTTGCTGTTTTTCACGATTACGCCGAGCAGCTTCCGTTTGCCTTCGGTCAATGCACCGCCCTCCTGCTTGGCTTCCAGCAGGTCAAAGACGATGACGCTGCCGTCAGGAAACTTGCGGTCCGCTCCGGCCTTCATCGCTGCCAGTCCCGTTCGGTTGACGTAGATGTGGTGGATTCCGCCGAAAGCGCCAAACAGCGGGTGCTTGAAGCCCAACGAAGGATGCTCTTCTACAGCAGCTTTTGGGCGACAGCCCAGGCGATGAGGTCCTTGCGGGCAAGCTTGTTCAGGGGCGGGCGGCGGGGCAACTCGCGGCTGATGACGAAGCGGCGGGGAATTTGGAAGGCGGCCAGCCGCTCGCGACACGCGGCGCGGAGTTGCGCTTCAGCGAGGCTGGCTTCCGGCCGCGGCAGGACGAACGCCACCGGCACCTGCCCGGCTTCCTCATCGCTCCAACCCACCACCACCGCTTGCTCAACCCCGTCCACCGTTTCGAGAATCGGCTCGATCTCGGACGGGTAAACCTTCTCGCCGTGGTGTTTGATGAGGTCGTCCTTGCGGCCGGCGAGGGATAAGAAGTTGTCGCCATCGAGCGTGCCGAGATCGCCAGTGCGATACCAGTCTTCGCGCAGCCTCTCAGCCGTCTCCTCCGGCCGATTGTGATAACCGAGCATGACGTTCGGCCCCTTGACCCAAAGCTCGCCGATCTCGCCGGGGGCAAGTTTCCGGCCAGCCTCATCGCGGATTTCGCATTGCACGCTGGGCAGCGGCTGGCCCACCGTGCCCGGCTTCCAGGCGAGTTCGCGGTTCATGGAAATCACGGGCGCCGTCTCGGTGGCGCCATAACCGGGAAGAATTTTTCTGCCAAAGCGCCGCTCGAATTCAGCCGCGACGGTGGCGGAAAGGGCTTCGCCGCCGGAGATACAAAGCCGGAGCGAGTCGGTATTCACCGGCTTGCCCGCCGCGGCGGCCGCGCGCGCCATCAGCAGCGCCCCGTAAAGGCTGGGAGTGAGCACGAGGACGGAAACCCTGAGCTTCTCGATCAGCTCGAGCCACTTGGCCGGGTTCAACGTTTCGCAGGTGACGCAGGTGCCGCCATAGACGAGCGGGAGCAGCATCGTTACGGTCAGCCCGTAGGCGTGATAGAAGGGCAGCACGGCCAGCAAGCGCTCTTCCGGCTGCATCCGGCCAGCCACGCGGGCGTCTTCGGCGTTCGCGAGCAGATTGCGGTCGGAAAGCAAGACCCCTTTGGGGATTCCGGTGGTGCCTGAGGTGTAAAGCAGCGTGGCCACTTTGCCCTTGGGCTGCGGCTCGGCCAGCGATTTTGCGGATGCGGCGGTCTCCACATAGTGCACATTCTTGAGAGGCGGCTTGACGGGCGTAGGCAAGGCTCGCAGAGCATCGAGCGCCGGCGCCAGCCGCTGGGTGCTGACAATCGTCTCGACGCCCGCGTCCACCAGGAGGGGAGCGAGCCCGGCCGGCGGGACGGTGGTGGGCAGGGGCAGCGCGGCGTGACCGGACCAGAGCACGGCAAAAAACCAGGTGACGAAATCCGGGTTATTCGGGAGGAGCAGCCCGATGCGCGGTTCGGGATGGTCAGCCAGGATGGCAGCCTTGCTCCGGACCTGCTCGAGAAGCTCGCGGTAGGTAACGGCGCGGTCGCCGTCGTGCACCGCGATTCGTTCGGGGTGTTCCTGCGCGCGAGCGCGGAGGAGCGCTACCATTTCCCCGCTGATTGCGGATCTTTGCGCGGCAGCCGTTTCATCGCTCAAGGGGAACCTCCCGGCCGAGACGAAACCCGAACGAGCAAGGCAGTAGATGAGATGAAAGCGTAGTAGCGGACTCCATCTTGCCGGAAGCAGCCGGTTCGTGTCAATGTTGGCGCGGCTCACTTCAGGGCAAGCTTTTGCCGATTGGATCGGGGCGAGCACGACGGGGCCCGGGAACGATGATGAGGAAACACGCCGGAAGCGCAGTCGGGTTGCTTCTCCTGCTGGCATTGCCTCTGCGGGCCGCTGCCGGAGGGGTCACCCTTCGAGCCGACCCCCGACAGAGCGACTTTTCCATCTATCTCTACAAGGGCGGCGTGCTCGGGGCCTTTGCCGAAGACCATTGGCTCCAGGCGGTTCGGTACTTGATCGAGGTCGAATGGGATGAGGAAGCTCCGACGCAGTCGAGGGTGCGGGTGTCGATCCCGACCGAGGCTGTCCTGGTCATTGACCCGAAGACGACCGACCTCAAGCGCCGCGATCTTCAGGACCGGCTGGAAAGCTCCCGGATGCTCGACGTCAATCGCTACAACGAGATTCGCTTCCAATCCGAAAAGGTGGAAAGAAGAGCCGGCAATCAGTTTCGCGTGAGCGGTGGCTTGACCATCCGCGATCAGAGGAAAACACTCGAACTCGACGTGGTCGTGGAGCGCCAGGGCGAAATCTGGCGCGCGCGAGGCGAGGCTTCCTTTCGCCAATCCGATTTTGGCATCCAGCCTTTCACCGGCTTCAGGGGCGGCGTTAAGACCAAAGACGATGCCCGGGTGGTGTTCAACATCGTGCTGAGGCCGGTATCCCGCCCGTAGTCGAGGGCGGTACTCGCTCAGAAAGAAGAGCCCGACCCGCTCCAGGCAGCAGCGACACCGTCCGGTTCAACCCCGAATCAGCTTGCGAGCGACAAGGAGTTCGGCGTTGAGGAGGGCGGCGCCGGCGGCCCCGCGGATCAGGTTGTGGCCCAAGGCGGAAAATTGCACCAGGTCCGGCGCAGGCATGCGCAGGCGCCCCACGGTGACTTGCATCCCGCCGCCGGCGGAAGCATCCCAGCGGGGTTGCGGCCGGTCGGGTTCATCCCGGAGGACCACCACCGGACGGACCGCACTCGGCAAATCGAGCGGGGACTCCTCATAGAAATGTTCGAACGTTTCGCGCACTTCCCTCAGAGTTGCTTCCTTCTTGAGTCTGGCGGTTACGCTGACCAGATGTCCCCAGCGGACCGCAACCCGGTGAACGTGGACGTACAGAAGGAGATCAGCCGGTTGGAAGCCGCCGGGACTTGAGCCCCCGAGAATTTTTCTGGGCTCGGTTTCGATCTTGGCTTCTTCGGCGGGGATGAAGGGTACGACGTTATCAATCAGATCGATGGCCGGATTTCCCGGATAGCCGGCGCCGGAGACCGATTGCAACGTGGCCGCAAAAACCTGCTGCAGGCCGAAGCGGCGCTCGATCGGCGCCAGAGCCAGCGTCAGGATAATGGCGGTGCAGTTGGGATTGGTGACGATCGCTCCGCTCCAACCCCGGCCCGAGCGCTGCCGGCGCACCGCTTCGACGTGGCTGGCGTTGACTTCCGGAATCAGCAGCGGAACATCAGCCTCCATGCGGTGAGCGCTCGCGTTGCTCACGACGTTGGCGCCGCAGCCGGCAAACCGCGGTTCCACCTCGGCAGCCGCCTGAGCATCGAGAGCCGAGAAAATAACCTGGGCGTCGCCGCAACGATCCGTGGCCCGAAGGGTCAGCCGGCCAACCTCTTCCGGGAAGGGACCGTCAACCCGCCAAGGGGTTGCGTCGCGGTAGGATTTTCCGGCGGATCGTTCCGAGGCATAGAGTTCGGTAATGTGGAACCAGGGATGTTCGCCCGGGCCGCCCTGCTGCTCTCGGGTGAGCATGGCAATCAGTTGCTGGCCCACCAGGCCGGTGGCGCCGAGGATGCCGACAGGAATTTTCGCAGCCATCGTTCCGATCCTTCAGGAGGAATCCATAGATTAGAAAATAGAAAATAGAAATTAGAAAAGATTCCCGGAGCGGCACCGCCAAAGCGGGACTACTTTCTATTTTCCGCTTTCAGTTTTCTGCTCCTTTTGATCCGCCTCAGGCAGTTTGCTCCACTAACCGGCGATGAAGCGCGCGGCAGGCGGCTGGGCCATCTCCCGGCGAAACCAGCCAGCGCGCGGCGCGCTCGGAACGCGCCAAGCCAATGATGTCCACTGCCCCGCCCGGCGCCGCCAGGATTTCTTCCCCGCGCCGGATGAGGTCGTCCTCAATCGCCCCCACGAGGGTCACCGTAGCCACTTCCTCCGACTGCACGTAATCCGGCAACGGAAACCCTCTCCGGTCCGTCGCCAGGAGCCACCCCGGCTCACGCCCTGATCCGGCGACCGCGAAGCTCCGGGGTTCCGCGAGCACCAGGCGATCAGCGGCACTCTCTCGGAGCCAGTCGCTGAAGCGGGCGCGATGCTCTTGGGCAACGCGAGCCAGCAGACAATCCTGTTTGAGTGTCAACGCGAGAAAAATCGCTGGGGGCGATTCCTCTTGCCCGTCCACGGTGGTGCTGATGTCGGGGCGATGGAGAGTCTTGAGTTCGAGCAGAATGTGGCGTTGCTCGGCCAGGCGAACCGCACTGGGATGAAGGACCTTGGCGCCCGAGCGAGCCAGTTCGAGCATGTCCGGGTAGGCAAGGCGGGCGAGCCGGCGGGCGCCGGGCACCAGTCCGGGATCGGCCGTGTAAACCCCATCCACTTCCTTGAACAATTCGCAGCGCGGGACGTTCAGGGCCGATGCCAGCAAAACGGCCGTCAGATCGGAGGCCTCACGGCCGAGCGTCGTTACCGACCCGTCTTCGGTGACACCCACAAAGCCCGGCACCACAACCAGCGGCGACTCCTCCAGCCAGCCTCGCAGACGATCGGCGGAAACTCGCAAGACTTCGGCGGACCCATACCGATTGTCGGTGACGATGCCGAGCTCAAAGACGTGCACCACCCGCGCGGGAATGCCTCGCGCCTTGAGGGCGATTCCGAGCAAGGCGATGGATTGCTGCTCGCCGGTGCTTAGCAGAAGATCCAGTTCGCGCGCCGACGGCTTGGCCGAAACTTTTTCCGCTAGGTCGAGCAGGCTTTGCGTGGTCTTGCCCATGGCGGAGACGACCGCGACGACTCGTTCTCCCCGCGAGCAGATATTCTCCAGGTAGCTGGCGACGTGCAGATACTGCTCGGCGGAATAGAGGCAGCTTCCGCCGAATTTTTGGACGCGAAGGCTTGCCCTGAGAGTTTGGCTCGAAGGGTTCATGAGCATGAATCGCGCGATCCCGCCCATCGGGACTCAAAGCAGATTATTCACTGGCGGCGGCTTCGGCAAGTACTCTTAGGCTACAAGCAGCGCGTCGCTGCTTGTTCTCTGAGTCCCGTAACAGCGGATGCACGGTTAGGCGAAAGACCGCGAGGTTTTCTTTGCCGAGTTGACTTGCATGGCAGAAGGGCTTAGGCTGGCAGCCAACTGGGTGACAGGTCACTTTCTCGCAAAGAAGAAATAAGGAGGTGTGCGATGGGGCGTTTTGTCGCCCTGCTCTACGGGGTTCTCTGCTACCTCATTTTCTTCGGGACCTTCCTCTATGCCATCTGGTTCGTATGGACTCTGGATCAGCCCCAGCCGACTGCCGACCGGGGCCTCGCCCTAGTGATCAACACGGTGCTGCTGGGCTTGTTTGCCGTCCAGCACAGTGTAATGGCGCGGCAGTGGTTCAAGCGGGCCTGGACCAAAATCGTTCCCCCGCCCGTCGAACGCAGCACGTACGTTCTGCTCGCCAGCCTTGTTCTCCTGGCACTCTGCACCTACTGGCAGCCGATGACGACGGTAATCTGGGAAGTCGAAGCGCGTGCCGGGAAGCTCGTGCTGCAGGGCTTGTTCTGGCTCGGATGGTTACAGGTACTGGTGGGAACCTTCCTGATCGACCATTTCGACCTGTTCGGGCTCAAGCAGGTATGGAGGTATTGGCGGCAGCAGCCCTATGAACCGCCGGCCTTCAGGACGCCCGGCCCCTACCGGTTCGTGCGCCATCCCATCTACCTTGGGTTTCTTATCGCTTTCTGGAGCACTCCGCGAATGACCCTGGGCCACCTGTATTTCGCCGTTATGACCACCGCTTACATCCTGCTGGCGATCCAATTCGAAGAGCGCGACATGATTCGGGTGCACGGCGAGGACTACAAGGTGTATCGCAGCGGCGTCTCCATGATCGTTCCCTGGCCCGGGAGCCGCAAGAAACCTTGACAAACCATTTCGAGCGGCCCGACAACCGAAGCGGGATTTTCAACTCCACCACGTCCTGACGAGGTTCGCAGTTGGTGGCCGCGGGCGAAAGTCGGCCAGCTTTGAGTTGCCCGCAGCCTGCCTGCGGCTGCCTGCCGCAGGCAGGGAAAAGGAGGTCGCCGCGGCGAGAGTCGAGAGGCCATCTTTGGATCGCCCGGAATTCCGCCGGCGACCGGCCCTATGCCGCCCGGTTGGCCTTTTTCCAAAGCAGAAATCAGTTGACGCGGAGGGGGAAGAAGCGTATTCTAGGAAATTGCCTCAGGGCGATCCTATGATTCTATAGGGTGTTCTTTGACAATCCGACCAGATGACATGCATCAGTCCGTTCGATTCTTGAGACTGAGCGACTAATAATTTTCCCAACACAATCGAGCCTGTATCCGCCTCAAGCGGAGGCAGGGGAGGATGCGTTTGGGAAAACCAGCTTCAAACGAGAGTTTGATCCTGGCTCAGAGCGAACGCTGGCGGCGTGCCTAACACATGCAAGTCGAACGCTGATCACGGTTGTCGCAAGACAGTCGTGAAAGGCGTGGCGCACGGGTGAGTAACACGTGGGCAATCTGCCCTCGAGTGGGGGACAACCCCGGGAAACT belongs to Candidatus Acidiferrales bacterium and includes:
- the glmM gene encoding phosphoglucosamine mutase, with amino-acid sequence MRTLFGTDGIRGIPGEFPLDHRTLHWIGRTLGEYLASEETTPRVLIGMDTRESSPAIAQRIAEGLASGGAEPVSAGVITTPGVAWLTKNEGFSAGVVISASHNPYHDNGVKVIARTGMKLADEIEEQLEPDILSRAGLDVSPDLIGASAVEVERPFEPRYAEDYLNFLRSRLPGGVFLRGLKIVLDCAHGAASALAPRLFSSLGAEVIAIAHEPNGRNINDGCGALHPEKLAAKVVEAGAQLGVAFDGDADRAIFADRRGNIVNGDGTLLVAARRMKARGELKGRVVVGTVMANLGLERALEREGLKLKRTPVGDKYVLEEMLRCGANLGGEQAGHIIFLDDSTAGDGMLTALKIVGMMLGANRALDEMAGDLKIFPQKLVNVRVREKKPFEQLPAVSRVLKEAEAALEQSGRVVLRYSGTEGLARVMVEAETQELVDRWTAALTAAIESALGA
- a CDS encoding HAD family phosphatase, translated to MIQAFIFDMDGVLVDNSRYHLLAWREYVTRNKIDVPPEIDLETMMGKRNPEIFRELLGDKITPEEARQQGDELETLYRELYRPHIRPVEGLTDLLKEIRRRGHRIGLASSAPQVNVDFVLDELKLRSWFEVILSEKDAVKGKPHPAIFLAMSERLGVPPGCCLVFEDSLAGIEAAIRAGCRCVALATTHALASFERNGFLEHLTGVISNFREFDWNWAS
- a CDS encoding DUF4149 domain-containing protein; translation: MRLLIVWVHVLAAVVWVGGMVFLVTVVAPYARKLPAEQRRDIFEQLGRRFSTIGWGCIAVLLVTGIGNLIERGLEWSPAFARALGVKLLLIGIMVLLAAFHDFVLGPRSAALAADPARANEAQAARVRASWIARINLALALVVLLLGLRLSST
- a CDS encoding cytochrome P460 family protein, which translates into the protein MGFKHPLFGAFGGIHHIYVNRTGLAAMKAGADRKFPDGSVIVFDLLEAKQEGGALTEGKRKLLGVIVKNSKQYSATGGWGFEGFGEGAPDKRLVDPAKGGAKTQCFACHMAQAKHDYVFSNYRP
- a CDS encoding AMP-binding protein, with amino-acid sequence MSDETAAAQRSAISGEMVALLRARAQEHPERIAVHDGDRAVTYRELLEQVRSKAAILADHPEPRIGLLLPNNPDFVTWFFAVLWSGHAALPLPTTVPPAGLAPLLVDAGVETIVSTQRLAPALDALRALPTPVKPPLKNVHYVETAASAKSLAEPQPKGKVATLLYTSGTTGIPKGVLLSDRNLLANAEDARVAGRMQPEERLLAVLPFYHAYGLTVTMLLPLVYGGTCVTCETLNPAKWLELIEKLRVSVLVLTPSLYGALLMARAAAAAGKPVNTDSLRLCISGGEALSATVAAEFERRFGRKILPGYGATETAPVISMNRELAWKPGTVGQPLPSVQCEIRDEAGRKLAPGEIGELWVKGPNVMLGYHNRPEETAERLREDWYRTGDLGTLDGDNFLSLAGRKDDLIKHHGEKVYPSEIEPILETVDGVEQAVVVGWSDEEAGQVPVAFVLPRPEASLAEAQLRAACRERLAAFQIPRRFVISRELPRRPPLNKLARKDLIAWAVAQKLL
- a CDS encoding YceI family protein; this encodes MMRKHAGSAVGLLLLLALPLRAAAGGVTLRADPRQSDFSIYLYKGGVLGAFAEDHWLQAVRYLIEVEWDEEAPTQSRVRVSIPTEAVLVIDPKTTDLKRRDLQDRLESSRMLDVNRYNEIRFQSEKVERRAGNQFRVSGGLTIRDQRKTLELDVVVERQGEIWRARGEASFRQSDFGIQPFTGFRGGVKTKDDARVVFNIVLRPVSRP
- the asd gene encoding aspartate-semialdehyde dehydrogenase, whose translation is MAAKIPVGILGATGLVGQQLIAMLTREQQGGPGEHPWFHITELYASERSAGKSYRDATPWRVDGPFPEEVGRLTLRATDRCGDAQVIFSALDAQAAAEVEPRFAGCGANVVSNASAHRMEADVPLLIPEVNASHVEAVRRQRSGRGWSGAIVTNPNCTAIILTLALAPIERRFGLQQVFAATLQSVSGAGYPGNPAIDLIDNVVPFIPAEEAKIETEPRKILGGSSPGGFQPADLLLYVHVHRVAVRWGHLVSVTARLKKEATLREVRETFEHFYEESPLDLPSAVRPVVVLRDEPDRPQPRWDASAGGGMQVTVGRLRMPAPDLVQFSALGHNLIRGAAGAALLNAELLVARKLIRG
- a CDS encoding isoprenylcysteine carboxylmethyltransferase family protein; its protein translation is MGRFVALLYGVLCYLIFFGTFLYAIWFVWTLDQPQPTADRGLALVINTVLLGLFAVQHSVMARQWFKRAWTKIVPPPVERSTYVLLASLVLLALCTYWQPMTTVIWEVEARAGKLVLQGLFWLGWLQVLVGTFLIDHFDLFGLKQVWRYWRQQPYEPPAFRTPGPYRFVRHPIYLGFLIAFWSTPRMTLGHLYFAVMTTAYILLAIQFEERDMIRVHGEDYKVYRSGVSMIVPWPGSRKKP